One part of the Glycine soja cultivar W05 chromosome 11, ASM419377v2, whole genome shotgun sequence genome encodes these proteins:
- the LOC114375524 gene encoding CBL-interacting serine/threonine-protein kinase 5-like has protein sequence MDRRTGSTRNILFNKYEIGKLLGQGNFAKVYHGRNLSTNESVAIKVIKKERLQQKERLVKQIKREVSVMSLVRHPHIVELKEVMANKAKIFLVVEYVKGGELFAKVAKGKMKEDVARKYFQQLISAVDFCHSRGVTHRDLKPENLLLDENEDLKVSDFGLSALPDQRRSDGMLLTPCGTPAYVAPEVLKKKGYDGSKADIWSCGVILFALLSGYLPFQGENVMRIYSKSFRADYAFPEWISPGAKNLISNLLVVDPQKRYSIPDIMKDPWFQIGFMRPIAFSMKESAVEDNIDFSGDDVSNGSDDGNSSSSNNDDGELTGAKPARPSYNAFEIISSLSNGFDLRNLFETRKRSPSMFISKFSASAVMAKLEGVAKKLNFRVTGKKEFVVRMQGATEGRKGKLAMTVEVFEVAPEVAVVEFAKSAGDTLEYIKFCEDQVRPSLKDIVWSWQGDANCHQ, from the coding sequence ATGGACCGGCGCACGGGCAGCACCCGTAACATCCTCTTCAACAAGTACGAGATAGGGAAATTGCTGGGACAGGGCAACTTCGCCAAGGTGTACCACGGCAGAAACCTCAGCACAAATGAGAGCGTGGCCATCAAAGTCATAAAAAAAGAGAGGCTTCAGCAGAAAGAGAGGCTCGTCAAACAGATCAAACGCGAGGTCTCCGTCATGAGCCTGGTGCGTCACCCCCACATCGTCGAATTAAAAGAGGTGATGGCCAACAAGGCCAAAATCTTCCTGGTTGTCGAATACGTCAAAGGAGGTGAACTCTTCGCCAAGGTTGCAAAGGGGAAGATGAAGGAAGACGTCGCCAGAAAGTACTTTCAGCAACTCATCAGCGCCGTCGATTTCTGCCACAGCCGCGGCGTCACCCACCGCGATTTGAAGCCGGAGAATCTGCTCCTCGACGAGAACGAAGACCTTAAAGTCTCCGACTTTGGCCTGTCGGCGCTGCCGGACCAGCGCAGATCCGACGGGATGCTCCTGACGCCGTGCGGGACGCCGGCCTACGTGGCGCCGGAGGTTCTGAAGAAGAAGGGGTACGATGGGTCGAAGGCTGATATATGGTCCTGCGGGGTCATCCTCTTTGCTCTTCTTTCTGGCTATTTGCCCTTTCAAGGTGAGAATGTGATGAGAATTTACAGCAAGTCTTTCAGAGCCGATTATGCGTTCCCCGAATGGATTTCCCCTGGGGCTAAAAACTTGATCTCCAATTTACTCGTTGTGGACCCGCAAAAGAGGTATTCCATTCCCGACATCATGAAGGACCCTTGGTTTCAAATTGGGTTCATGAGGCCCATTGCTTTTTCCATGAAGGAGTCTGCGGTTGAAGATAACATTGATTTCAGCGGGGATGATGTTTCCAATGGTAGTGATGATGGCAatagcagcagcagcaacaacgaTGATGGGGAATTGACTGGGGCTAAGCCTGCTCGTCCGTCTTACAACGCTTTTGAGATAATCTCGTCCTTGTCGAATGGGTTCGATCTGAGGAATTTGTTTGAGACGAGGAAGCGGTCGCCGTCCATGTTCATTTCCAAGTTTTCGGCTTCGGCGGTGATGGCGAAGCTGGAGGGGGTGGCGAAGAAGCTGAACTTTAGGGTGACGGGGAAGAAGGAGTTCGTGGTGAGGATGCAGGGGGCGACGGAGGGGAGGAAGGGGAAGCTGGCCATGACGGTCGAGGTATTCGAGGTGGCGCCGGAGGTTGCGGTGGTCGAGTTCGCCAAGTCTGCTGGAGACACGCTTGAATACATTAAATTCTGTGAGGACCAAGTCAGACCTTCTCTCAAAGACATTGTGTGGAGTTGGCAAGGGGACGCTAATTGCCACCAGTAA
- the LOC114373729 gene encoding probable WRKY transcription factor 40, translated as MDYSSWMINTSLDLNINPHRLHEELPKKEVENNFLSLNLEVKKSSVKQESAGALAEELKRVSAENKKLTEMLTEMCENYNTLRGNLMEYMRKNPDKEHSSSKKRKSESNNNSIPMGVNGTSESSSTDEESCKKPKEDIKTKISRVYMRTEASDKSLIVKDGYQWRKYGQKVTRDNPSPRAYFKCSFAPSCPVKKKVQRSVDDQSVLVATYEGEHNHPHPSQMEVTTGSNRCMTLGSVPCSASLSSSPPTATLDWTKSKSSSESKNTSPKTESPEVPQVLVEQMATSLTKDPNFRAALVAAISGKMLHNN; from the exons ATGGATTATTCATCATGGATGATTAACACTTCCTTGGATCTCAACATTAATCCCCACAGGCTTCATGAAGAACTTCCC AAAAAGGAGGTGGAAAACAACTTTTTGTCATTGAATTTGGAGGTGAAGAAATCTTCTGTAAAACAAGAG TCTGCTGGTGCCTTGGCGGAGGAGCTGAAGCGGGTGAGTGCAGAAAACAAGAAGTTAACCGAAATGCTCACAGAGATGTGTGAGAATTACAACACTTTGCGAGGCAATTTGATGGAATACATGAGGAAGAATCCGGATAAGGAGCACAGCTCATCAAAGAAAAGGAAGTCTGAAAGCAACAACAATAGTATTCCAATGGGAGTCAACGGAACCTCTGAAAGCAGCTCAACTGATGAAGAATCCTGCAAGAAACCAAAGGAAGACATCAAGActaaaatttcaagagtttaTATGAGGACAGAAGCATCTGATAAAAGCCTT ATTGTGAAAGATGGATATCAATGGAGGAAATATGGACAAAAGGTGACCAGGGATAACCCTTCTCCAAGAGCATATTTCAAGTGCTCTTTTGCTCCAAGCTGCCCGGTCAAAAAGAAG GTGCAAAGAAGTGTGGATGATCAATCTGTTCTGGTTGCAACTTATGAAGGAGAGCACAATCATCCTCACCCTTCTCAAATGGAGGTAACAACAGGCTCCAACCGTTGTATGACTCTTGGTTCAGTACCATGTTCAGCGTCTCTTAGCTCTTCCCCACCAACAGCTACCCTTGACTGGACAAAATCCAAGTCCAGCAGTGAGTCTAAGAATACAAGTCCCAAAACCGAATCACCAGAAGTCCCGCAGGTTTTGGTAGAGCAGATGGCTACTTCCTTGACCAAGGATCCTAATTTCAGAGCAGCACTAGTTGCTGCCATCTCAGGAAAAATGTTGCACAATAATTAA
- the LOC114374607 gene encoding ACT domain-containing protein ACR11-like: MALAMAACCLGLHLSADNTLRPFEKTTVLKALSISYVTKPCYISHKTRLSSPSSSGITMIARATAVTGTVEDGNQGEADTIPTPVVIIDQDSDPDATVVEITFGDRLGALLDTMNALRNLGLNVVKANVFLDSSGKHNKFSITKADSGRKVEDPELLEAIRLTILNNMIQYHPESSAQLALGAAFGLVTPKEQVDVEIATHITISDDGPKRSLLYVETADRPGLLVDLVKIITDINIAVESGEFDTEGLLAKAKFHVNYKDKALIKPLQQVLVNSLRYFLRRPETEESSF; the protein is encoded by the exons ATGGCCCTGGCTATGGCTGCTTGCTGTCTTGGACTTCACTTGAGTGCTGATAACACCTTGAGACCTTTTGAAAAAACCACCGTCTTGAAGGCCCTCTCTATCTCTTATGTTACTAAACCATGTTACATTTCTCACAAAACAAG ATTATCATCACCTTCATCTTCAGGAATAACAATGATCGCACGAGCAACAGCAGTTACTGGTACTGTGGAG GATGGAAATCAAGGAGAGGCTGATACCATTCCAACTCCGGTAGTTATAATTGATCAAGACTCTGACCCAGATGCAACTGTGGTCGAGATAACCTTTGGTGATCGCCTTGGGGCTCTTCTTGACACT ATGAATGCGTTAAGAAACTTGGGGCTGAATGTTGTTAAGGCAAATGTATTTCTGGATTCTTCTGGCAaacacaacaagttttccatcACAAAAGC TGATTCCGGAAGAAAAGTGGAAGATCCAGAGTTGTTAGAGGCAATCCGTTtgacaattttaaataatatgattCAGTATCACCCG GAATCAAGCGCCCAATTAGCTCTGGGAGCAGCTTTTGGACTTGTTACTCCAAAAGAGCAG GTTGATGTAGAGATAGCAACCCACATAACCATCTCTGATGACGGCCCAAAGCGAAG TTTGTTGTATGTGGAGACAGCTGATCGGCCTGGATTACTTGTGGATCTTGTAAAGATTATTACAGACATTAACATTGCGGTTGAATCCGGAGAATTTGACACTGAg GGTCTCTTGGCTAAGGCAAAGTTTCATGTCAACTACAAGGATAAAGCCCTCATCAAGCCCCTCCAGCAG GTTCTTGTTAACAGCTTGAGATATTTCTTGAGACGACCTGAGACTGAGGAATCCAGTTTTTGA